The DNA sequence GTCGCAGTAAAGATGGCTGAGATTTTAAATTTAAAAGAAGAAGAGGTAATGGAAATAACAACGAAAAACGCAAAGAAAATCTTTATGAAATTTAACACGTAATCAAGGAGAAAAATGAAAATCTTTAGAGTAATAATGCTGTGTCTAGCATGTACGGGGTGGCTTTTTGCGACCGCGGCTAGCAACGACGCAGAGCAAACCCAAAAGATGATATTAAAAGAATTCGACATAGACGCTAAATTTTTACAAAGCTCTCACTACGCTTCTATAAAAAATTCCATCAAGGACGGTAAGAGAAAAGAGTTTACAGACACCGTCAAAAACGGCTACAAACACATCCCGATGCTTCAAAAGATCATAAAAGACTCAGGTATACCGGAGTCGTTTTTATATCTTGCTATGACTGAGTCTGGGTTTTCAAACAACATAGTTTCCAGTAAAAAAGCCATCGGAATTTGGCAGTTTATGGAGTCTACGGCGAAGCTTTACGGCCTTAGAGTCGATAAGTACACCGATGAGCGAAAAGACCCGATGGCAGCTACCGCCGCGGCTACAAAATACCTACAAAGCCTAAAAAACGACTTTGGTAAATGGTATCTTGCGATGATGGCTTATAACTGCGGCGAAGCAAGGCTAAGAGAGGGTATCAGAAAAGCAGGAACTACCGATCTAGCTACATTGCTAGACGATAAAAAAAGCTACATCCCAAAAGAGACGAAAAGATTCGTAAAAAAAATTTTAACTATCGCGCACATAGCCAAAGAGCAGGAAAATTTACTAGCTAAAACACAGGCTCTAAGCGGTACGAATGGCATAGAATTATCAAAAATAGACGTTCCTGGCGGTACAACGCTGATGGAGGTCGGAGACAGCATAGGGCTTAGCCTAAAAAAGATGAAAGAATACAATATGCATCTAAAATTCGTCTATACTCCGCCTACGGAAAAACCTTATTATCTTTATATTCCGTTAAACAAAAAGAAAATGTTTAGCGATAATTTCGAAGTAGCGCAAAATAGAAAATTTGAAATTTATACTGCCAAAGAGAACGATACGCTACTAACTATAGCGGAAAAAACCGGCGTAAATCATAAAATCATAAAAGAGTACAACGACCTTGCCTCAAACGAGATCAAGCCTAACCAAAAGCTAGTCATACCAAGCGAGCAAAACGTCAACTACCTAGCCGAGTACATGGTTAAAAGCGGCGATACGCTCGGAGAGGTTTCGCAGAAATTTGACGTAGCGCTTGAGGATTTAAAAGAAGCTAATACGCTAATGAGCTCAAACAGCTCGATCGGAGCCAAACTTGCCGCAACCGAGTAGGGCTAAATTTATATTTTTTAGCCTATTTTTTGTATTTTTTATGAGCGGCTGTTCGTTTTTAACATCGCCGTTTGGCGGCATCACCGGTAGCGGCGGCTCAAAAAAAAGCGGCAAAATAAATAGCTCAAAGGGCATGCATGAAGCAACCATGCGCCCATACACCATAAACGGTAAAACCTACTATCCAACCGTCGTAAAAGTCGGCGATAGAGCTAGCGGTATAGCCAGCTGGTACGGTCCGGATTTTCACGGTAAAAAGACGTCAAACGGCGAGACTTACGATATGCATGCTATGACGGCGGCGCACAAGACTCTGCCGATGAATACGATGGTGCGCGTAACGAATATAAAAAACGGTAAAAATATCATCGTGCGTATCAACGACCGCGGACCTTTCGTTGCAGGGCGCGTGATAGATCTGTCAAAAACGGGCGCGGTGAAACTTGATGTGTTTAACGCCGGTACGGCTCCGGTTTTGCTAGAGGTCGTCGGCTTTAACGGCAATGTTGGCGGAGCAGCGGTCGTAGCATCCTCGCAGCCTAGCTCAAAACAGCCTAGCTCGCAAAAACCGAGCACTCAGACTAAGTCGCAGCCGCAACAACAGCAGCAACAAACTTTTGTTGGCGGTATTTTCATGGTGCAAATCGGCGCATTTAAAAATTTAAGCGGCGCAAATGCCTTTAAGCAGCAGCACGCAGGACAATACGGCAACGGCGCTTATGATGCCGTTATAAAGTCCTACGAGCTTGACGGCGGTAAAATTTACAGAGTGTTTATAAGCGGCTTTAGGAGCGAAGAAGAAGCAAAAGACTTCATAAGCGCAGGGCACATCTCTGGCGCATTTTTCGTGAGGGAATAAAATGCAAAGAAAGACAAAAGAGACGGATATCAGCCTAGAGCTTGAAATTTACGGTAGCGGGAAAGCTGAGATAAGCACTGGTATAGGATTTTTCGATCACATGCTCGAGGCCTTTTGCAAGCACGCTCTTTTTGATATGAAGCTTGTCTGTAAGGGCGATCTGCACGTGGATTTTCATCATAGCGTAGAAGACGTAGGTATCGTTATCGGGCAGGCTTTGCGCGAGAAAATTTATCCGCTTAGCGGAGTAGAGAGATTTGGCGAGGCGACGGTAGCGATGGACGAGGCGGCGGTAAACTGCGCCCTTGATCTTTCAAACCGTCCGTTTTTGGTATATGAAAGTATAAACGAGGGCAAGGTCGGTGAATTTGATGTAGAGCTGGCGAACGAGTTTTTCCAAGCCCTAGCGTTTAACGCCGCAATCACGCTACATATCGCCAAAATCCGCGGACGAAACTCTCATCATATTTTGGAGGCTAGCTTTAAAGCCTGCGCCGTCGCGCTAAGAAGGGCTCTGGCTAAAAATGCTAGAGTCGGCGTACCTAGCACGAAAGGCGTGCTATGATAGAGATTATAGTTTTAGACGTCGATGGCTGCCTAACCGACGGCAAGATCGTCTATAGCCCAAACGGCGACGAGCTTAAATTTTTTGACGTCAAGGACGGATATGCTATCGAGAGCTGGCTAAAGCTCGGGAAAAAAGTCGCGATCATCACGGGCAGAAGCTCGCCTATCGTCGAAAAAAGAGCGCAGGATCTAAAGATAACGCACGTCTATCAAGGCGTTAGCGATAAGCTTGAAATCGCAAAACAGATACTAGAATTTGAAGGGTTGGAGTTTGAAAATGCCGCAGCTATAGGCGATGATTATAACGACTACAAGCTGCTAAAAAGCGTCGGATGGAGCTTTAAGCCAAAAAACGCGATCAAAGAGCTTGAGGTAAGAACGAAACTAAACTACAAGGGCGGTAACGGCGCGGTGCGCGAGATGATAGAGATACTTATCCGTAGCGAGGGCCTAATGCAAGAGTGGGCTAAACGTTGGTTATAAGGATTTTTTACTTAGTCGTTAGCGTTTTTAGCGTGGCGATGGTTTATTTGGCGATTGAGGAGCCTTATTACAGCGATCTTTTAAGCGGCGGCGAGGTGAGCGCGAGCATGCAGATGAGCGCAGTCACGGACTACGAGATGAACGCCACTGCAGTAAACGCTAGGTATGAAGCCGATACTTGGAATAGATACTCTGAATTTGACGAATTTATCAAATTTAGAGCGGAAATTTTTAAAGATAATAAAGAGCATAATGTGAGCTCCGACAAAGCGTTTTACAATGGTGGACGTATTACACTTAGAGGTAATGCTCGCTACGCAAACAATGAAAATTTAACTTTTGCTTCGGAAGAAGTGATCTATAGCACCGCTACAAAGGTTGCAACATCTGATTCACCCTTTACGATGACGCAAAACGAAGATAAAATAGTCGGTAAAGCCTTGGTTTACGATTTTGAGTTAAAAAAAGCTTATATCAAAAAAGCCTTTGCTTTGATAGAGCAAGATAGAAAAAGATAGGACGAAAAATGATAAAATTTGGGTTTAAAAAAACGGTTTTAGTTTTGGCGCTCGGCGCTTTGCCGCTCTTGGCGGAGCAAGTAGAGATCACCGCAGACGAGTTTTATGCCGACGAAGGCAAGCAAATAAGCGAATTTAAAGGTAATGTAAATATTAAAAAAGGCAAGGATACGCTTACTGCAAATTTAGTAGTGATATATTTTGACAAAAAGCGAAATCCTCTAAAATACGTCGCTTCCGGCAATGCCAAATTTAGAGTATTTATCAAAAATAAAACATACGACGGTAGCGGTAGCGAGCTTATTTACGAGCCTGCGCCGAATTTATATACGATAAACGGCAACGGATTTTTACACGAGATAGAAACCGATAAAAAAGTCTACGGCGAAAAGATCACCGTCAATCAAAACAGCGGCACGTATAACGTAAACAGCGGCAAAAAAGAGCCGGTCAAATTTATATTCCAGGTTGAGGACAAAAAGTGATCCGCGTTTTAAACGCAAAATTTCTCGTTTCGGCGCCCGACATCTCGCTAGCTCCGCCTGCAAATTCGAGCGAAGTGGCGTTTTTGGGGCGCTCAAACGTCGGCAAAAGTAGCCTCATAAACGCCCTGGTTAATCAAAAAGGCCTAGCCAAAAGCAGCTCCACGCCGGGCAAAACGCGCCTAATAAATTTTTTCGAGGTCGAGTATGCGCGCGGTACCAAAAACGAGCAAGGCGAACCAAGCGAGGAGAGGGCAAATTTGACTTTCGTAGATCTGCCGGGCTTTGGATATGCCAAAGTGGCTAAAAGTATGCACGCGCAGTGGAGAAAAAATCTCGACGAATATCTAAAATTTAGAGCCAATATCAAGCTTTTCGTGCATCTCATCGACTCGCGCCAGTTTGATATGCAAATCGATAGGGACGTAAACGACTATTTACAAAGCTTCCTGCGCCCCGATCAAAAAATTTTAAATTTCCTCACCAAATCAGACAAGCTAAATCAAAGCCAAAAAAGCGCGGTTTTAAAGGTCTATCCGGGCGCGCATTTCGTTTCGGCGCTTAAAAAAACGGGCGTAGAAAAGGCAAACGAGCTTATATATATAAACGCGCTGGGGCTGTAATGAAATCAAAAAGCCGCAGGCAAATTTTGGCATTTTTACCATCAAATTTTCTAACTAAATTTACAAATTTAAGCGCCGCCAAGGCCAAATTTATAAATTTAGCTAAAAACCTATAACAATGCGAACGAGTGCGGCGATGCGAAGACTTGGCGCGGAGAAGCGATTTTTAAAGCAGCTTGCTTGGGTTGCTTTTTTAGTATTTTATCAGAGCATAACGACCGTATTTACGTATCTGCCGCCTCTTATCGGGATATTTTTTACTTATATGATCACGCTGACCTTGCAAAAACAAAAGACGCTCAAGGAGTTTGGCAAGGAGTGGTATTTTTGTCTATTTTACCTTACTTTTGCCGAGCAGGCGCACGGCTTTGCGCTCTTTTCGGCGGTGATCGCGTTTATGCTTTTTTATTATTTGATGTCCGACTGGCTCATCGTTACGCTAAAATCAAGAGAGCTTTTGGCGGTCGGATTCGTCGCCAGCGGTTACGTTTGGACTTGCGCGACCAGCTCTTTTATCTCTTATGCGGCAAATTTGCCGATGCTAAAATTTGACTACGAGTATCTGATCTACGTCGGTGTGGAGTCCGTTTTGGCGGTAGTTTTGTTTAGGGGGCGCTTATGAGGATGCGCATAGTTTTTGGCATCATATTTAGCGTCTGGGTGCTTTTGCTGGTGCGCGTTTATTATCTTAGCGTCAAATCAAACGACTTTTACGAAGAGATCGCCGAGCAAAATGCGGTAAAAACGCAGTATTTAGCTCCCGTCAGGGGGCTGATTTTAGACGCCAAAGGCCGTCCTATGGCGGTAAATCGCCTCGGTTTTTCCGTCGCTTTAAAGCCGCACCTGAGCGGCAAGAGGGCGGAAATTTTAGACGCTGAGCTTGCAAATTTGCAAAATTTATTCGAGGACTTAAATGTCACGAAGCTAAAGCGCGAATACGTCAAAGCCGACTCGCCTTATAATCAAGATTTTATTCAGATTATCGATTTTATGGACTACGACAAGATGATACCGCGCATCGCCGAGCTATCGCTACGAGAAAATTTGGAGGTCAAGCCAGCCTCCAAGCGCCACTATCCATACAACAACCTAGCCTCTCACATCATCGGTTACGTCGGTCGCGCAAACCAGCAAGACGTCGAATCCGACCCCGTCGCAAAGCTAACCAATCACACGGGCAGAAGCGGCACGGAGCGCTTTTATAACTCCGTCTTGCAGGGGCAAGAGGGCGTACGAAAGGTAAAAGTAAACGCGCTAAATCAGGAAGTCGAGGAGATATCCGTGAGCTACCCGCAAAGCTCGGACATCTCGCTCACGATCGACCTTGAGATGCAAAAATACATCGAGGAAATTTTCGGCGACAACGCGGGCGTCATCATCGTGATGGACGTGAGAGACGGCTCGATACTGGCTGCGGGCAGCTTCCCCGAGTATGATCTAAACCCGTTCGTTACGGGGTTATCGCAGGCTAAGTGGGACGAGCTCGTTAAAAGTATCGATCATCCATTCACAAACAAGCTCGTAAACGGTCTTTATCCGCCGGGCTCGGTTATCAAAATGGGCGTGGCGATGGCATTTTTAGATACCGGTAAGATGAACCGCTCCGATGGGTATTTTTGCTCGGGCTCATTTGAGCTTGGAGGGCGAAATTTTCGCTGCTGGAACGTCTACGGACACGGTTTTATGGATATGAACTCGGCCATACGAGAGAGCTGCGACGATTATTTTTATAAAGGCAGCTTAAAGGTCGGTATCGACGCTATAACCCCGGTTTTAGAGCGGCTGGGGTTTGGGCAAAAGAGCGGCGTGGATTTGCCTAACGAATTTGTCGGTATCGTGCCCGGACGCGAGTGGAAGATGCAAAAATACGCCCAGCCGTGGTATCAGGGCGAGACGCTGATCACCTCGATCGGACAGGGCAACTTCCTCGTGACGCCGATGCAGGTGGTGCGCTATACGGGTATCCTGGCGACGGGGAAAAATATCGTCCCGCATTTTTTACGTAGCGTAAACGGCGAGGAGATTAAATTTGAGCCTACCGATGATATCCTCACGCCGTTTGAGAAAAAGCAGTTGCCGTATGTCCAAAAGGCGATGTATGAGGTCGTAAATCATAAAAAAGGCACGGCGCATAAATATTTTAAAGAGGCAAAACTCACGCTAGCGGCAAAAACGGGTACCGCGCAGGTTGTGGGCATCTCGCAGGCCGAAAAAAAGCGTATGAAAGAAGAGGACATGGAGTATCTGCGCCGCTCGCACGCATGGGTCACGACCTATGGGCCGTACGAGGAGCCTAGATATGCCGTTACCGTTATCATCGAGCACGGCGGACACGGCGGTCTGGCTGCCGGACCTCTAACGGCTAAAATCTTTAATAAGCTACTAGAAATGGGCTACATCGATCAAAAATACGAAATCACCTCGCTAGCAGATACCGAAGCAGCGCAAAAGAAGAAAAATTAAAATTCCGCGTTTAAATTCGTGGTTAAATGATGTCAAATTTGATCAAATTTCTAAAATTCTAGCGGATTAGTCGAGAAGTAAAATTTGAGTTAAATTTACGAAATCGGCAAGCGGCCGAATTTATCCCTCAAACATCTCCGAAAGCTCGCTTGTGGCGATATTTACTATTTTATTATTTGCGTCTAGTTCGATCAAATTTTGGGTTTTAAATTTCGCTAAAATCCTTGAAAACGTCTCTGGAGTGATGTTTAGGATGGAAGCAATTTTTATGTGTTTTAGCTCGTTAAAAAGATCGGCGTGATTAACGAGAAAGCTCGCGACCTTGGCCTCGGAGTTTAGCACGAGCTCTTGATGTATCAGCTCGCTTGCGATTTTTAGCTTTTGCGAGAGCGATTTGATGATTTGTAGCGATACGCGCGGATTTGATAAAAACTCGGCGTAAAATTTATCGTAGTCGATTTTTAGCACCTCGCCGCCTGTTAAAAATATCGCCGTCGCCGGAAATTTGATATTTTCAAAGTTGGCAAGCTCGGCTACGAAGCTAATCCCGTTAAACTGATGCATAAAAATCTCTTTGCCCTTAGGACCGATTTTATAGAGCTTGAGAGAACCTTTTATAAGGAGGTGGAGCCACTTTGACTCCTCGCCCTCCATAAATAAAAACTCGCCTTTTTTATATTTTTTTAGGATGCTGATATCTTCCAGCCTTTTTAGCTCGGCCTCGTTTAGCTCCTGAAAAAACGGGATTTGCTCTAGCATTTGCGCTCTTATTTATTTTTTAAAAGATCTCTGATTTCGGTTAGAAGCGCTATATCCTCAGGCACCGGCGCAGGCTCTTCTGTTTTTGGCTCTTCTTTTGGTTTTTTGAGCGAATTTATAGCCTTAACTACGCAGAAAATACAAAACGCGATAATCGTAAAATCGACCATCGTTTGTATGAACGAGCCGTAGTTTACGGTTACGGCAGCCGTGTCGCCGACCGCGTCTTTTAGCGTAAATTTTAAATCCGTAAAATTCACGCCGCCCGTTAGTACGCCCACGATAGGCATGATCACGTCGCCGACTAGCGAGCTAACGATCTTGCCAAAAGCCCCTCCGATCACGACGCCCACGGCCATGTCGATGACGTTGCCGCGCATTGCGAATTCTTTAAATTCCTTGATGAAACTCATCTTTTTCCTTTAAATTTTAAAATTAGATATCAATTATATTTATTTTAGCTTCACAAAAGATAAAAAAGCGAGGTTAAATGCCAAAAATGCTATAATCGCCCCAAAAATCAATAAGGAAACAAAAATGTATCGTTTTGCGCCGTCGCCTACAGGCGATATGCATCTGGGAAATTTAAGGGTTGCGATCCTAAACTACGTCTGTTCGCTCCAGGATAAAAGTGGCTTTATCATCCGTATCGAGGATACCGACAAGGAGCGCAATATCCCCGGAAAAGACAAGGAAATTTTAGAAATTTTAGAGCTTTTCGGTATCAAATGGGACACGCTTTATTATCAAAGTAAAAATTTGAAATTTCACCGCGAATTTGCAGCAAAGCTTTTGATAGATAAAAAAGCGTTTTCGTGCTTTTGCACCGAAAGCGAACTGGAGGCTAAAAAAGAAGCCGCCAAGGCTAGAGGCGAAGCCTACCGCTACGACGGCACATGCGAGCATCTAAGCGATAACGAAGTGCTAAATAACCAAAAGCCTTTCGTCGTGCGCATGAAAAAGCCGTTAGGTACGATGAAATTTAAAGACGCTATAAAGGGCGAAATCAGCTTCGAGCCTGAAAACGTCGATAGCTTTGTGATTATGCGGGCTGATTTTACGCCGACATATAACTTCGCCTGCGCGGTCGATGATATGCTAGAGGGCGTAACCTTCGTTATCCGCGGCGAGGATCACGTCAGCAACACGCCAAAGCAAGACCTCATCCGCGAAGGACTAGGCTATACGCAAAAGATAAACTACGCCCACCTGCCTATCATCCTAAACGTCGAGGGCAAAAAAATGAGCAAACGCGAGAACGAAAGTAGCGTAAAATGGCTGCTCTCGCAAGGCTTTATGCCAGAAGCTATCGCAAACTACATCGTCTCGCTAGGCTACAAGGCGCCGGTTGAAATCTTTACGATAGAAGAAGCCGCGCAGTGGTTTGATATCTCGAAAGTTTCGGCGTCTCCGGCTAAATTTGACGTCAAGCAGCTAGAATACATCAACCGCGAACACATCAAAAGAGCAAGCGATGCAAGACTAGCTGCGCTAATTGGTATAAAACCGGAATTTGCCGCGCTTGCTAGATTTTACACGCAAGAAAGCAGCCTACTAACCGAGATAAAAGCCAAGGTCGATGCGATTTTTGCGACCAAATTTATCCCTGATGAGTTTAAGGCGGGTTGCGAGGCTATAAAAACCGCCGCAACTTCGTTAAATTTGAGTGAATTTAGCGAATTTAACGAGCTAAAAAAGGCCCTCATGGATGCCACGGGGCTAAAGGGCAAAGGCTTTTTTATGCCGCTTAGGATTTTGCTCACGGGCGCCGAGCACGGCCCCGAGCTTAGCGAGCTATATCCGCTCATCAAACCGTATCTAAAGGAAATTTTACGATGATATTTTCGGTATTTTTAGAAGCAGTCGGCAGTATCCTGCATATCGTTATCAGCGCCTATACGTGGATCATCATAGGCGCGGCGATCATAAGTTGGGTGCGCCCCGATCCCTATAATCCTATCGTGCAACTGCTCTACCGCCTCACCGAGCCCGTCTATGCCGCCATCCGCCGCGTGATACCGACGGTTTTTGGCGGTATAGATATAGCGCCTATTATCGTGCTTTTGTCGCTTCAGTTTATAGATAGATTTTTTGTAAGGCTCATGTTTGCGTACGCTACTTAAATTTATCCTGCCCGCGATTTTTGCTGTGGCGGCGTTTGGCGGAGTTAAGAGCTTTGAGGAGATAAAAGACGAGCCTAAGGGGCTTGCTAAGGATTACTACTTTTACCGTCTTTTAACCGAAGGCGACTATACTAAGGAACAGGCGCAAATTTTAAGCAAAGACGTCTTTCGCAGAGCGGGCGTACTGGCAAAGAAACTGGCCGAAATTTTGCCGCCCAAAAAAGTAAAAAGCGAGTGCGACGGCGTAAGCGCGAAAAATATCCTAGACGCAAACGTAACCTGCCAAAAACAGCGCCTCAGAGTGCCTTTTATGATGAAGCTAAAAAAGGAAACTAGGCAAAAGCTGGCGGATAAATTTAAAGACTCCGATCCGCTTCTTTATCGCCGCCTTAGCTCGCTAAACGAGAAGCATCCAGAGGATGAATTTGCCAAATTTAACGATACGGACGCGTTTTTGGTTTATTTTAACCAGTCCTCGCACAAGGATAAATTTGATAAGATATTTGACGCAAATTTTATAAATTTGCTCGCGGCTAAAAAGGAGTTTCACGTTCTAGTAAACGATTTAATAATCGATAAAAAATTGGCTAAATTTAGACAAAATTTTCTTGCGATAAAGGAAACCGAGCTCGCGGGCAAGGACGCCTTTATGCTAGGTATAAACGCGGTTTTATTAAATTCTCCAAAAGACGCGGCTAGGTTTTTTACTAGAGCGCAGGCTGCCTTTGATAGGCAAGACCGCAAGGATAACGCAGTGTTTTGGCTGTATCTACTAAGTAAAAATACAATTTATCTTGATAAGTTAAATCAAAGCCGCGACGTAAATATCTATACGCTTTATGCAAACGAACTAACTGGTGCAAGTCCGGCCGCAAACATCGTCTCGCCGACGCCTACGAAAGAAAAGGTAGAGGGCTATGACATAAAAGACCCGTTTTTGTGGCAAAAGACATTTAAAATGATAAAAGAGATGAGTGCCGAGGACTCAGCAAATCACTCTGAAACCTTTAACACCAAAGAGACGCTAGGGCAGTACGCCTACCTGATGGAAAAAGCAAGCGGCTACAAGGATAGCTACTTCGTCATGCCGTTTGCTGATGAGCTAGAGGACGTAAACGCGACTAGAAAAGCGCTACTTTACGCGATCGGCAGGCAAGAAAGCCGCTTTATCCCGGCTGTTATCTCGACCTCTTACGCGCTTGGTATGA is a window from the Campylobacter massiliensis genome containing:
- a CDS encoding lytic transglycosylase domain-containing protein produces the protein MRTLLKFILPAIFAVAAFGGVKSFEEIKDEPKGLAKDYYFYRLLTEGDYTKEQAQILSKDVFRRAGVLAKKLAEILPPKKVKSECDGVSAKNILDANVTCQKQRLRVPFMMKLKKETRQKLADKFKDSDPLLYRRLSSLNEKHPEDEFAKFNDTDAFLVYFNQSSHKDKFDKIFDANFINLLAAKKEFHVLVNDLIIDKKLAKFRQNFLAIKETELAGKDAFMLGINAVLLNSPKDAARFFTRAQAAFDRQDRKDNAVFWLYLLSKNTIYLDKLNQSRDVNIYTLYANELTGASPAANIVSPTPTKEKVEGYDIKDPFLWQKTFKMIKEMSAEDSANHSETFNTKETLGQYAYLMEKASGYKDSYFVMPFADELEDVNATRKALLYAIGRQESRFIPAVISTSYALGMMQFMPFLANHIGKKELAIPNFDQDDMFDPRLALKFADHHLNYLEKYLYHPLFVAYAYNGGIGFTKKMLQRGDLFNEGKYEPFLSMELVPFAESRDYGKKVLANYVIYLRLLRSSTSISTLFENLKTPSLTDKFRK